In the Leptospira bourretii genome, one interval contains:
- a CDS encoding SGNH/GDSL hydrolase family protein: MKHLAKLWLLLFLLFESCVIFQATKVPANNLKAAVETKSNKSPKIVFLGDSITHGRVSYDYVASIAKHPSLADYQIINEGINSRLTVQILEQLENVKQINPDIVFLLIGTNDLKATLSEEEYNRYANLWKLKDPVTEESFVRNLTKIIQTIQKDTKTKLVVFSPPVLGEDPNSIPFQRSKRFAELTKQVVTKEKAIYKPLHETLSRGLDESKLNVRKPYIQGTWGMYWTILKYYSSTSSWNDLGDSNGYYYLTDAIHLNERGGKILEDMALEEILVGKK, encoded by the coding sequence ATGAAACACCTAGCAAAACTTTGGCTTCTCTTATTTTTATTATTTGAGTCCTGCGTTATTTTCCAAGCAACAAAAGTGCCAGCAAACAATCTCAAGGCGGCAGTTGAAACAAAATCAAACAAAAGTCCGAAGATTGTATTTCTCGGTGATAGCATCACTCATGGTCGTGTTAGTTACGATTATGTGGCTTCCATTGCAAAGCACCCTTCTTTAGCAGATTACCAAATCATCAACGAAGGAATTAATAGTCGTTTGACGGTTCAAATTCTTGAACAACTTGAGAATGTAAAACAAATCAATCCTGATATTGTTTTCCTCCTGATTGGAACCAACGATTTAAAAGCCACACTTTCGGAAGAGGAATACAATCGATATGCAAATCTTTGGAAATTAAAAGATCCAGTGACAGAAGAAAGTTTTGTTCGCAACCTAACAAAAATCATCCAAACTATCCAAAAAGATACCAAAACAAAACTCGTTGTTTTTTCTCCACCCGTTTTGGGAGAGGACCCAAACTCCATTCCATTCCAAAGATCAAAAAGATTTGCAGAACTCACCAAACAAGTGGTCACCAAAGAAAAAGCAATTTACAAACCACTTCATGAAACACTTTCCAGAGGACTGGATGAATCCAAACTGAATGTACGGAAACCCTATATCCAAGGCACTTGGGGAATGTATTGGACAATTTTGAAATACTATTCTTCCACTTCCAGTTGGAATGATTTAGGTGATTCCAATGGATATTATTATTTAACCGATGCCATTCATTTGAACGAACGTGGAGGAAAAATTCTAGAAGACATGGCCTTAGAAGAAATCCTCGTTGGAAAAAAATAA
- a CDS encoding AraC family transcriptional regulator — protein MPKPPNLYPVWNKLEKQLNETIGLNQVAFFTGYSDWHFHRLFKSIQGENVKEYIRRLRLEKAAYELKITNFPILEIAIETGFLSHEAFSKAFKRVIGSTPSEFRKQFQKKKNIKKKTNHLTIPDGISKFGFQIKIISTFPIVYVRHIGSYEELPGPLAGSKEVLSLQSFIQNWSPSYSNHKWIGISQDDPEISPKGKIRFDLGITAGSSQNPIPEGFGIGSIPGGKYLQIRYQGSYHNLPKIYNWILNDYIKTTSYKLKNQPPWECYLNPQEKLDDKRITDIYFPIR, from the coding sequence GTGCCAAAACCACCTAACCTCTATCCCGTTTGGAACAAATTAGAAAAACAATTGAATGAGACCATTGGTCTGAACCAAGTTGCTTTTTTTACAGGTTATAGTGATTGGCACTTTCATAGATTATTTAAATCCATCCAAGGGGAAAACGTCAAAGAATACATCCGCAGGTTACGTTTAGAAAAAGCAGCATACGAATTAAAAATCACAAACTTCCCCATTTTAGAAATAGCGATCGAAACTGGTTTTTTATCTCACGAAGCTTTTTCAAAAGCATTCAAACGAGTGATTGGTTCTACTCCCTCCGAGTTTCGAAAACAGTTCCAAAAGAAAAAAAATATAAAAAAGAAAACAAACCACCTAACAATTCCCGATGGTATTTCAAAATTCGGTTTTCAAATCAAAATCATTTCTACTTTTCCAATTGTTTATGTCCGCCATATAGGAAGTTACGAAGAACTTCCTGGACCACTTGCGGGGAGTAAGGAAGTTCTCTCCTTACAATCTTTCATTCAAAATTGGAGTCCTTCCTATTCAAACCACAAATGGATCGGTATTAGCCAAGATGACCCTGAAATTTCACCCAAAGGAAAAATACGATTTGATTTAGGAATTACTGCGGGTTCTTCACAAAACCCAATTCCAGAAGGATTTGGAATTGGGTCCATACCGGGTGGAAAATATTTACAAATCCGGTACCAAGGTAGTTACCATAATTTACCCAAAATTTATAACTGGATTTTGAATGATTACATAAAAACAACATCCTACAAATTAAAAAACCAACCACCTTGGGAATGTTATTTGAATCCTCAGGAAAAACTGGATGATAAACGCATAACGGATATCTATTTTCCAATTCGTTGA
- a CDS encoding TetR/AcrR family transcriptional regulator, whose translation MAVKKKMASKTAGRPRSEDLEPLVLKTTYEMLAKKGYHGFSIDDIVKETGVAKTTIYRRWPNKANLAMNTVTHMISPYLEFPKEIPFEKALLEQMEALSGVFTGKFGRVISTLIGAGQQDNELSESILENYLLPRRDAAKQFFRFAISSKQIQVLSDEEIDVCMDILYGSLYFRLLLKHEKPEFQNLKPWLERFLRTLK comes from the coding sequence ATGGCTGTAAAAAAGAAAATGGCTTCAAAAACTGCGGGTCGCCCCAGATCGGAAGATTTAGAACCCTTGGTCTTAAAAACAACATATGAAATGTTAGCAAAGAAAGGGTATCATGGTTTTTCCATCGATGATATTGTAAAGGAAACCGGAGTCGCCAAAACCACTATTTACAGAAGGTGGCCTAACAAAGCAAATTTGGCGATGAACACAGTCACTCATATGATTTCACCTTATTTGGAATTTCCAAAAGAAATACCTTTTGAGAAAGCACTCTTAGAACAAATGGAAGCTCTCTCCGGCGTATTCACTGGTAAATTTGGGCGAGTGATATCCACACTTATTGGTGCAGGACAACAAGATAACGAACTTTCCGAATCAATTTTAGAAAATTATTTACTCCCCAGAAGAGATGCAGCCAAACAATTCTTTCGTTTTGCCATTTCATCCAAACAAATTCAAGTTTTGTCAGACGAGGAAATTGATGTCTGTATGGACATCCTTTATGGATCCTTATATTTTCGTTTGTTACTGAAACATGAAAAACCAGAATTCCAAAATTTAAAACCTTGGTTAGAAAGATTTTTACGAACACTCAAGTAG
- a CDS encoding LA_3751/LA_3752 family putative glycosyltransferase → MVTLQKKNVTLFALSLVLPLVQFLVQVDSFYLSDPLVKMIQVISLWKQQWQTQSIVYPAYEFDPLFLLSPFNEGFVFQNQERLIGNYPIAFTFIYSLFGFIPFQFLPFLNFLFLLGFLKLLNNDSIKTSVLIFVTFGTVVFPLLIDFSENAIFLLLSGYGYIFLLKAFQNQNTKHWFLGNFFLGLAIWFRLEAVLFFASIQVTIFIIDFFIEKKSLIQTLNPIRYIIFLLILSSFLLWNQYSYSHPMGTRYLATMAYSSRSIWDQIMIFLSMSLTFPKPEGWSLGFFLQSPIFLFALIQLRKEQLQKNQTLFYHFCISMIFLLIVGITSPNDGITLTGRYLLLLVYPLSFILNEQIENIQKKKTIFYILSIWTSICALVISAIFFFANKELTKLKKEIKPMNSELIVTTSELLSGAYGLDLIEKKVLCIKNPYLVKYLFYNIEKKSLNEFLITTVEKQTKYNQYEKGIYDSIISESSLHGYRCMDEERSKRILSRRCLKTN, encoded by the coding sequence GTGGTTACCCTACAGAAAAAAAACGTCACTTTATTTGCTTTATCACTTGTTTTACCTTTGGTTCAATTTCTCGTACAAGTAGATAGTTTTTATTTATCAGATCCGCTCGTTAAAATGATCCAAGTCATTTCACTCTGGAAACAACAATGGCAAACTCAGAGCATTGTTTATCCTGCCTACGAGTTTGATCCCCTATTTCTTCTGAGTCCGTTTAACGAAGGATTTGTTTTCCAAAACCAAGAAAGGTTAATCGGGAACTATCCAATTGCATTTACCTTTATCTACTCGTTATTCGGATTTATACCCTTTCAATTTCTTCCCTTCCTAAACTTTCTGTTTTTACTAGGCTTTCTTAAACTTCTAAATAACGACTCTATCAAAACCTCTGTATTAATATTTGTTACATTCGGAACAGTTGTATTCCCGTTACTCATTGATTTTTCTGAAAATGCGATTTTCCTGCTCCTTTCTGGCTATGGGTATATTTTTTTACTGAAAGCCTTTCAAAATCAGAATACTAAACATTGGTTTCTAGGTAACTTTTTCCTTGGTTTAGCCATTTGGTTTCGACTTGAAGCTGTGTTATTTTTTGCGTCTATTCAAGTTACTATATTCATAATTGATTTTTTCATCGAAAAAAAATCTCTTATCCAAACTCTTAATCCCATTCGCTACATTATTTTCTTACTAATCTTGTCATCATTCCTTCTCTGGAACCAATACAGTTATTCGCATCCAATGGGAACACGTTACTTAGCAACTATGGCCTATAGTTCTAGATCCATTTGGGATCAAATCATGATTTTCCTCTCGATGTCATTGACATTCCCAAAACCAGAAGGGTGGTCTTTGGGGTTTTTTCTACAAAGTCCAATCTTTTTATTTGCTTTGATCCAGTTGCGCAAAGAACAATTACAAAAGAATCAGACATTATTCTATCATTTTTGTATATCGATGATATTCCTTTTAATCGTGGGGATCACTTCTCCAAATGATGGTATTACCTTAACAGGTAGATATCTTTTGTTGCTCGTATATCCTTTATCTTTCATATTAAATGAACAAATAGAAAACATACAAAAGAAAAAAACAATTTTCTATATTCTTTCTATTTGGACTTCTATATGTGCTCTCGTTATTTCCGCCATTTTCTTTTTCGCAAACAAGGAACTCACAAAATTAAAGAAAGAAATAAAACCTATGAATTCAGAATTAATTGTTACTACGAGCGAACTTTTATCAGGTGCTTATGGTTTAGACTTAATTGAAAAGAAGGTGCTTTGTATTAAAAATCCTTATCTAGTTAAATATCTCTTTTATAACATAGAAAAAAAATCACTAAACGAATTTTTGATTACTACAGTTGAAAAACAGACCAAATACAATCAGTATGAGAAAGGAATATATGATTCAATTATTTCAGAATCAAGTCTACATGGATATAGATGTATGGATGAAGAACGTTCAAAAAGGATCCTAAGTCGAAGATGCCTAAAGACAAATTAA
- a CDS encoding VOC family protein has product MEFQQIQTGIITEKLEETKVFYEKWLGLITKFESDWFVLLCLPNRPEVELAIMKPNQPQVRKPYFQNSYQGKGVWFIFESKDVTKEFEKMKQNKAPIDLTLTTEEWGDVHFTLVDPNGIGIDIVQERNSN; this is encoded by the coding sequence ATGGAATTCCAACAAATCCAAACGGGGATCATCACTGAAAAATTAGAAGAAACAAAAGTATTTTACGAAAAATGGTTGGGCTTAATCACAAAATTTGAATCGGATTGGTTTGTATTACTTTGTTTACCAAATCGTCCAGAGGTAGAATTGGCAATCATGAAACCTAACCAACCACAAGTGAGAAAACCCTATTTCCAAAATTCTTACCAAGGAAAGGGTGTTTGGTTTATTTTTGAATCAAAAGATGTAACAAAAGAATTTGAGAAAATGAAACAAAACAAAGCACCCATCGACCTAACTCTCACTACTGAGGAATGGGGAGATGTCCACTTTACCTTAGTGGATCCCAATGGAATTGGGATTGATATTGTTCAAGAAAGAAATTCAAACTAA
- a CDS encoding nuclear transport factor 2 family protein, with translation MKPVLVLATLLLGSVGLFAKSASPTGEKVLETFFNEFGKGNATGVLNCFHPQTIITAVRNENRSENQLYGTYNGIAGAEEFLKNMGSQLDTKRFQVDQIVGKKDWVFASGSFLHTIKQTGKPFESEWALKIQIKDGKILSYHFYEDSASFVVASKK, from the coding sequence ATGAAACCAGTTTTGGTACTAGCTACTTTGCTATTAGGAAGTGTTGGATTGTTTGCAAAATCTGCATCACCTACCGGGGAAAAGGTTTTAGAAACCTTTTTTAACGAATTTGGAAAAGGAAACGCAACAGGAGTTTTGAATTGTTTTCACCCACAAACAATCATTACGGCCGTTCGTAATGAAAATCGAAGTGAGAATCAATTGTATGGAACTTACAATGGCATTGCTGGTGCCGAGGAGTTTTTAAAGAATATGGGTTCCCAGTTGGATACAAAGCGTTTTCAAGTGGATCAGATTGTTGGTAAAAAAGATTGGGTGTTTGCGAGTGGAAGTTTTTTGCATACCATCAAACAAACAGGCAAACCTTTTGAAAGTGAATGGGCATTGAAGATACAAATCAAAGATGGAAAAATTCTTTCCTACCACTTTTATGAAGATAGTGCTTCTTTTGTGGTGGCTTCTAAAAAATAA